One part of the Actinotignum schaalii genome encodes these proteins:
- a CDS encoding NADPH-dependent F420 reductase, translating into MNTTAQNDRDLIGLLGAGKLGTAIGRLAAEAGFPLAVSVRPGNPLYDLTLPTLLPTARLVPFEELARTADILILALPQPALASIDLSEVRGIVVDATNAWEATDGTPKDNASANGASDTNTTPARNTTAALQARYPELAIVKSLNHAGYTELSAEARPHGAPGRRTVAVAGSDAAARSRVAAFIDAIGFDPVELSSEHAALLEPGGVAFGQRLELADWPAEIVATRH; encoded by the coding sequence ATGAACACCACTGCGCAAAATGACCGCGACCTGATTGGCCTGCTGGGCGCGGGCAAGCTCGGCACTGCTATCGGGCGCTTGGCCGCGGAAGCGGGTTTCCCGCTGGCGGTGAGCGTGCGTCCGGGCAATCCACTCTACGATCTCACCTTGCCGACCTTGCTGCCGACCGCTCGCCTGGTGCCTTTCGAGGAACTGGCCCGCACCGCGGATATTCTTATTCTGGCGCTGCCGCAGCCCGCGCTCGCTTCGATTGATTTGAGCGAGGTGCGCGGCATTGTTGTTGATGCCACGAATGCTTGGGAGGCGACTGATGGCACGCCTAAGGACAACGCCTCGGCTAACGGCGCTTCAGATACCAACACCACGCCCGCCCGGAACACCACCGCCGCGCTGCAAGCGCGTTATCCGGAGCTGGCCATTGTCAAGAGTCTCAATCATGCGGGGTATACGGAGTTGAGCGCGGAGGCCCGCCCGCATGGAGCGCCGGGGCGGCGCACGGTGGCCGTTGCGGGGAGCGACGCCGCCGCGCGTTCCCGGGTGGCCGCTTTTATTGATGCGATTGGTTTTGATCCGGTGGAGCTTAGCTCCGAGCACGCTGCGCTGCTGGAGCCGGGTGGCGTGGCTTTCGGGCAACGCCTAGAGCTGGCCGATTGGCCAGCGGAGATCGTGGCAACCCGCCACTAG
- a CDS encoding VIT1/CCC1 transporter family protein: MCRVDASDTAPGIPGVLGAEAMNRLRAGVLGANDGIVSVAAVVIAMGGARASSAAILLAGLAALIGGAVSMALGEYISVSSQRDAELDALRRRTAGTSQAAGTSGTVGTCGIAGTGQSPEALGTPPAERDIVSPFGAAFSSFFSFLAGGAVPFAASLLAPLGAIAPICFVVTVAALALTGWIAAWIGQVPPLRPTIRTAVGGTLGLALTFGIGALFGQVV; encoded by the coding sequence ATGTGTCGCGTAGATGCCAGTGATACCGCCCCGGGTATACCGGGGGTGCTAGGTGCCGAGGCTATGAACCGGCTGCGGGCCGGGGTGCTCGGCGCGAATGACGGTATCGTCTCCGTGGCCGCGGTGGTCATTGCCATGGGTGGCGCGCGGGCCTCAAGCGCCGCGATTTTGCTGGCCGGGCTCGCCGCACTCATCGGCGGAGCGGTATCCATGGCGCTGGGCGAATACATTTCCGTCTCCTCGCAGCGCGACGCGGAACTCGATGCGCTGCGGCGCCGGACCGCGGGTACAAGCCAGGCTGCCGGTACAAGCGGAACGGTCGGAACGTGTGGGATCGCCGGTACAGGCCAGTCCCCCGAAGCGCTTGGAACTCCACCCGCCGAGCGTGACATCGTCTCCCCCTTCGGCGCGGCCTTCTCCTCCTTCTTTTCCTTCCTCGCCGGCGGCGCGGTTCCCTTCGCCGCCAGCTTGCTCGCACCGCTCGGAGCCATCGCCCCGATCTGCTTCGTGGTCACCGTGGCCGCGCTGGCGCTCACCGGCTGGATCGCCGCCTGGATCGGCCAGGTCCCACCGCTGCGCCCGACCATCCGCACCGCGGTGGGTGGCACGCTCGGCCTCGCCCTCACTTTCGGCATCGGAGCACTCTTCGGTCAAGTAGTGTAG
- a CDS encoding Atu2307/SP_0267 family LLM class monooxygenase, protein MTYTFGIDTFGDVTADASGTKLSHAQVVRNVVAEAVRAEEVGVDIFNIGEHHRDDYAIPAPDVVLAAIAARTQRIRLSSAVTVLSSDDPVRVVERFATVDALSNGRAELMVGRGSFTESFPLYGYDLADYEDLFNEKLSLLTELLARNGQPVTWQGGPHTQELSAVTLYPPLEHGPLPTWVAVGGSPESVVRAAHYKLPLMLAIIGGPASRFVPFTDLYRRAWEQFGNDGAAEVGYHSYGYVARTDEEAVADFFDFYVETNSRLGRERGWRPPSREAYLYEVKNGALAVGSPETVARKIATGMRELGATRYDLKVSYGSQPHEQNLSSIELFGTEVIPRVKELLAGE, encoded by the coding sequence ATGACCTACACCTTCGGAATCGATACTTTTGGCGATGTCACCGCCGACGCATCCGGCACCAAGCTCAGCCACGCCCAGGTGGTGCGCAATGTGGTGGCGGAAGCGGTGCGCGCCGAAGAGGTCGGCGTCGACATCTTCAATATCGGCGAACATCATCGCGACGATTACGCGATCCCCGCCCCCGATGTGGTCCTCGCCGCGATTGCCGCGCGCACCCAGCGCATCCGCCTCTCCTCCGCCGTCACCGTCCTCAGCTCGGACGATCCTGTCCGGGTGGTCGAACGTTTCGCCACCGTGGACGCCCTCTCCAACGGCCGCGCCGAACTCATGGTGGGCCGCGGCTCTTTCACCGAATCGTTCCCGCTATACGGCTACGACCTGGCCGATTACGAAGATCTCTTCAACGAAAAACTCTCCCTGCTCACCGAACTCCTCGCACGCAACGGCCAACCCGTCACCTGGCAAGGTGGCCCGCACACGCAGGAGCTGAGCGCCGTGACTCTCTACCCGCCGCTCGAACACGGCCCGCTGCCCACCTGGGTCGCCGTGGGCGGCAGCCCGGAATCGGTGGTGCGCGCCGCGCATTACAAACTGCCGCTCATGCTCGCCATTATTGGCGGCCCCGCCTCGCGTTTTGTTCCGTTCACGGATCTGTACCGGCGCGCCTGGGAGCAGTTCGGGAACGACGGCGCAGCTGAGGTCGGCTACCACTCCTACGGTTATGTTGCTCGCACCGATGAGGAAGCCGTGGCTGACTTCTTCGACTTTTACGTGGAAACGAATTCCCGGCTCGGGCGGGAGCGCGGCTGGCGCCCGCCGTCGCGGGAGGCATACCTCTACGAGGTGAAGAACGGGGCGCTGGCGGTGGGTTCACCGGAAACGGTGGCCCGCAAAATCGCCACCGGCATGCGCGAACTGGGTGCCACCCGCTACGACCTCAAGGTCTCCTACGGCTCGCAGCCCCACGAGCAGAACCTTTCCTCCATCGAGCTCTTCGGCACCGAGGTGATCCCGCGGGTCAAGGAGCTGCTGGCCGGCGAATAG